In Streptococcus parapneumoniae, the genomic stretch TGCGCAAGGAAGCCCTCGGTGAAGGAGAAGAAGAATGAGTTTGCAAGAAACGATTATCCAAGAGCTGGGTGTCAAACCAGTGATTGATGCCCAGGAAGAAATCCGTCGTTCTATTGATTTCTTAAAAAGATATTTGAAAAAACATCCCTTCCTAAAAACCTTTGTACTAGGGATTTCTGGAGGGCAGGACTCGACTTTGGCAGGTCGTTTGGCTCAACTAGCTATGGAAGAACTGCGAGCAGAGACGGGCGATGATAGCTACAAATTTATCGCTGTCCGCCTGCCTTATGGAGTGCAAGCTGATGAAGCAGATGCTCAAAAAGCCCTAGCCTTCATTCAGCCAGATATCAGTTTAGTGGTGAATATCAAGGAGTCTGCAGATGCTATGACAGCTGCAGTTGAAGCGACAGGTAGTCCTGTTTCAGATTTCAACAAGGGAAATATCAAGGCACGTTGCCGTATGATTGCTCAGTATGCCCTTGCAGGTGCTCATAGTGGAGCGGTCATTGGAACAGACCATGCTGCGGAAAATATCACAGGTTTCTTTACCAAGTTTGGTGACGGAGGTGCAGATATTTTACCCCTTTTCCGCCTCAATAAACGTCAAGGAAAACAACTTTTGCAGGAACTTGGTGCAGACCCAGCCCTTTATGAAAAGATCCCAACAGCAGACCTAGAAGAAGACAAACCAGGCCTAGCTGATGAAGTTGCACTTGGAGTCACCTATGCAGAGATTGACGACTATCTGGAAGGCAAAACAATCAGCCCAGAAGCTCAAGCGACCATTGAAAACTGGTGGCACAAAGGCCAACACAAACGCCACCTACCCATCACTGTATTTGATGACTTTTGGGAGTAAAAAGGTCCGGGGGACCTTTTTAGCTTCTTGCCCTGAAATTAAAAAGCAAGAAAAACCTCCAGTGGAGGTTTTTACCCTGAGCACAGAAATAAGTAAGCGAAGAAGGTCCGGGGGATCTTTTTAGCCTCTTGCCTAGAAACTGGGGAGCAAGAATAGCCTCCAGTGGAGGTTTTCAGCCTCTCATCTTGAAATGAGAAAGCGAAGAAGGTCTGTGGGACCTTTTTAGCTTATAACCTTGAGATTCGGAATCAAAGCAAGTTTCAATGGAGATTGGACATCGAATCATCTATCAGAAAGCGAGGTAGTATCGTGAAATCTATCGGTACACAAACATTACAGACAGAACGTTTGATTTTAAGAAGATTTGTGGATAGTGATGCGGAAGCCATGTTTCAAAATTGGGCTTCGTCTGCTGAGAATCTGACCTATGTCACCTGGGATCCTCATCCTGATGTCGAGGTGACTCGAAACTCCATTCGTAATTGGGTTGGCTCCTATACAAATCCCAACTATTACAAATGGGCTATTTGTCTCAAAGAAAACCCTAAGCAAGTGATAGGAGATATTAGCATCGTTGAAATGAATGAGAATGATTCTTCTTGTGAAATTGGGTATATTTTAGGAAAAAACTATTGGGGTTGTGGCATGATGACGGAGGCCTTGAAAGCTGTGTTAGACTTTTGTTTTACTCAAGTAGAATTTCAAAAAGTCAAGGCACGTTATGCCAGTCTCAATCCAGCTTCAGGTCGTGTCATGGAAAAGGCTGGAATGTCCTATCTAAAAACTGTTGCAAATGGGGTGGAGAGAAAGTGCTATCTTGCGGACCTTATTTATTATCAGATAAGCAGGGAAGACAAGTGATTTTCTTTTCTGTTTTCATTGAAGTCAACTA encodes the following:
- a CDS encoding GNAT family N-acetyltransferase, which codes for MKSIGTQTLQTERLILRRFVDSDAEAMFQNWASSAENLTYVTWDPHPDVEVTRNSIRNWVGSYTNPNYYKWAICLKENPKQVIGDISIVEMNENDSSCEIGYILGKNYWGCGMMTEALKAVLDFCFTQVEFQKVKARYASLNPASGRVMEKAGMSYLKTVANGVERKCYLADLIYYQISREDK
- the nadE gene encoding ammonia-dependent NAD(+) synthetase, producing the protein MSLQETIIQELGVKPVIDAQEEIRRSIDFLKRYLKKHPFLKTFVLGISGGQDSTLAGRLAQLAMEELRAETGDDSYKFIAVRLPYGVQADEADAQKALAFIQPDISLVVNIKESADAMTAAVEATGSPVSDFNKGNIKARCRMIAQYALAGAHSGAVIGTDHAAENITGFFTKFGDGGADILPLFRLNKRQGKQLLQELGADPALYEKIPTADLEEDKPGLADEVALGVTYAEIDDYLEGKTISPEAQATIENWWHKGQHKRHLPITVFDDFWE